The following proteins come from a genomic window of Helicobacter sp. MIT 99-5507:
- the rpsJ gene encoding 30S ribosomal protein S10, with protein MEKMRLKLKAYDHRVLDRSVSSIVETAKRTGSEIIGPVPLPTRKRKYTVLRSPHVNKDSREQFEMRIHSRIIDIMSATPETVDSLMGLDLAPEVEVEVTFIN; from the coding sequence ATGGAAAAAATGAGACTTAAACTAAAGGCTTATGACCATAGGGTGTTAGATAGGTCAGTTTCTTCGATTGTTGAAACAGCAAAGAGGACAGGTTCAGAGATAATTGGACCAGTTCCACTTCCTACAAGAAAGAGAAAATACACGGTTTTACGCTCACCGCATGTAAATAAGGATTCTAGAGAGCAGTTTGAAATGAGAATCCATAGTAGGATAATAGATATCATGTCTGCCACTCCAGAAACTGTTGATAGTCTAATGGGGCTTGATTTAGCACCAGAAGTAGAAGTAGAAGTTACATTTATAAATTAA
- a CDS encoding 4-hydroxy-3-methylbut-2-enyl diphosphate reductase: MQIKRANEYGFCFGVKRAIKLAEQNKNAITIGPLIHNQKEIDRLKVNFNVHVETNLDNIKENSNVIIRTHGIQKNDLERLKQSNVNIIDATCPFVTKPQKICEQMSDEGYHIIIFGDKDHPEVKGVASYCTKAYQVVLDKDHIDINIIKNKVALVSQTTKNLSKFLEIANYLIEICSEVRVFNTICNATFANQEAVKELAIDSDVVIVVGGKQSSNTKQLLNISLNYCKDSYCIEDENELQKEWFVGKQKCGITAGASTPDWIINSVENKIREFQEK; encoded by the coding sequence GTGCAAATAAAAAGAGCAAATGAATATGGATTCTGTTTTGGTGTAAAAAGAGCAATCAAGCTTGCTGAACAAAATAAAAATGCAATTACAATCGGTCCTTTGATACATAATCAAAAAGAAATCGATAGACTAAAAGTAAATTTCAATGTCCATGTAGAAACCAATTTGGATAATATTAAAGAAAATTCAAATGTGATAATTAGAACACATGGAATCCAAAAAAATGATTTAGAGAGATTGAAACAATCAAATGTAAATATCATTGATGCTACTTGTCCATTTGTAACAAAACCTCAAAAAATTTGTGAGCAAATGAGTGATGAAGGATATCATATAATTATTTTTGGAGATAAAGATCACCCAGAAGTAAAAGGTGTTGCAAGTTATTGCACTAAAGCATATCAAGTGGTATTAGATAAAGACCATATTGATATTAATATCATAAAAAATAAAGTTGCATTAGTCTCACAAACAACAAAAAATCTATCAAAGTTTTTAGAAATTGCAAATTATTTAATAGAAATATGCTCTGAAGTAAGAGTATTTAATACTATTTGTAATGCTACATTTGCAAATCAAGAAGCAGTAAAAGAGTTGGCTATAGATTCTGATGTAGTTATTGTTGTTGGTGGAAAACAAAGTTCAAATACAAAGCAATTGCTAAATATATCGCTTAACTACTGCAAGGATAGTTATTGTATCGAAGATGAAAATGAATTGCAAAAAGAATGGTTTGTAGGCAAACAAAAATGTGGAATTACTGCTGGAGCTTCTACTCCTGATTGGATTATTAATAGTGTTGAAAATAAGATTAGGGAATTTCAAGAGAAATAA
- the aroA gene encoding 3-phosphoshikimate 1-carboxyvinyltransferase produces the protein MRKTEILPIVNNIDLCIDSIAPDKSISHRSAIFSFFSNKQSRVRNYLFGEDTLDTLKIAMQLGLEVKDSNGNINNIESIKNSKELYFSPTNGINEPIDILYCGNAGTAMRLYIGLLAPNKGNFILSGDKYLNSRPMKRIIEPLNSIGANISARCNNTLAPICINGATLNPFTYHSLISSAQVKSAMILSALQIQGISKFSEISKSRDHTERMFLGMGADLKINDNEIIINSNKEPLNPLDITIPADPSSAFYFAILAAITKNAKVVLKDVLLNPTRIEAFFVLQKMGVDIKIEIKNSEYEDIGDITIKNNELNAISVDSNISWLIDEIPALAIAFACAKGSSKITNAKELRFKESDRIKATLEGLKSFGVRCEELEDGFIIEGGINLKKKIPTINSYGDHRIAMSFAILGILYGVIVEDSACIDVSFPNFLDIIKNITTIKNSLSR, from the coding sequence ATGAGAAAAACAGAGATTTTACCTATTGTAAATAATATAGATTTATGCATAGATTCTATTGCTCCAGATAAATCTATATCGCATCGCAGTGCTATATTTTCTTTTTTTAGCAATAAACAAAGTAGAGTTAGAAATTATCTTTTTGGTGAAGATACACTTGATACTTTAAAAATAGCCATGCAGCTTGGGCTAGAAGTAAAAGATTCTAATGGAAATATAAATAATATAGAATCCATCAAAAATAGCAAGGAATTATATTTTAGTCCAACAAATGGTATAAATGAACCTATAGATATTCTTTATTGTGGCAATGCAGGCACAGCAATGAGACTTTATATAGGATTACTTGCACCAAATAAAGGAAATTTTATCCTAAGTGGTGATAAATATCTAAATTCTAGACCAATGAAGCGAATTATTGAGCCACTAAATAGTATCGGTGCAAATATCTCTGCAAGATGCAATAATACCCTTGCTCCTATTTGTATAAATGGCGCAACACTAAATCCATTTACATATCATAGTCTTATATCATCAGCACAAGTAAAAAGTGCTATGATTTTATCAGCATTGCAAATACAAGGCATTAGTAAATTTAGTGAAATCTCAAAAAGCAGGGACCATACAGAGAGAATGTTTCTTGGAATGGGCGCAGATTTGAAAATAAATGATAATGAAATAATAATAAATTCAAATAAAGAGCCACTAAATCCACTTGATATTACAATCCCAGCTGACCCTTCAAGTGCATTTTATTTTGCTATTCTTGCAGCTATCACAAAAAATGCTAAAGTTGTTTTAAAAGATGTATTATTAAATCCAACGAGAATCGAAGCATTTTTTGTATTGCAAAAAATGGGAGTTGATATAAAAATAGAAATAAAAAATAGTGAATATGAAGATATAGGCGATATTACCATCAAAAATAATGAGCTTAATGCCATTAGTGTAGATTCTAATATATCATGGCTTATAGATGAGATTCCAGCTTTGGCTATTGCTTTTGCTTGTGCAAAAGGTAGCAGCAAGATAACAAATGCCAAAGAATTGCGATTTAAAGAAAGCGATAGGATAAAAGCGACATTAGAGGGGTTAAAATCATTTGGTGTTAGATGTGAAGAATTAGAAGATGGATTTATTATTGAAGGTGGTATAAATTTGAAGAAAAAAATACCAACCATAAATAGCTATGGCGATCATAGAATTGCTATGAGTTTTGCGATACTTGGAATCTTATATGGAGTGATTGTAGAAGATTCTGCTTGTATTGATGTATCATTTCCAAATTTCTTAGATATTATCAAAAATATCACAACAATAAAAAATAGTTTAAGTAGGTAA